One Xiphophorus couchianus chromosome 1, X_couchianus-1.0, whole genome shotgun sequence genomic region harbors:
- the mfsd5 gene encoding molybdate-anion transporter yields MLVTAYFAIIVLLALCVGLEFTARRLTPPQSTLTAVANPAFRRFQSIFLRAYLLALWADWLQGPYLYKLYRHYSFLESQIAILYVCGLASCVLFAPFSGWLPQVLGRRQTCLLFCVSYSACCLTKLSRDYFVLIVGRILGGLSTSLLATTFEAWYVHRHLDVHDFPKEWIPSTFNKVATWNHGLAVGAGLVANLLAEWIHLGPVAPFLLAVPCLGCCGWVVLTDWGKEEAEKGPEGDKQTLILGAANGGVIRLSAKERFSRSCHEGLRCLLSDKRVLLLGGVQALFESVLYIFVFLWTPVLDPHGPPLGIVFSCLMAASMVGSLLYRLATSTRYRLQPGQVLCLAILMAFFSFFMLTFSTVPGQPRPHDSFLAFLLLELACGLYFPAVSFLQGRVIPEEKRAGVLAWFRLPLHLLACLGLLALHGEISGTGGGEGGGGTRHMFGGCAIMMLAALMAVISLFTLSRNDTDLRLEGCRGEGEVE; encoded by the coding sequence ATGTTGGTGACTGCTTACTTTGCGATAATTGTCCTGCTGGCCCTGTGTGTTGGCTTGGAGTTCACAGCACGCCGCCTCACACCACCTCAGTCCACTCTCACTGCTGTTGCCAACCCGGCTTTCCGTCGATTCCAGAGCATATTTCTGCGGGCGTACCTCCTGGCTTTGTGGGCAGACTGGCTCCAGGGTCCTTACCTCTACAAACTGTACCGCCACTACAGCTTCCTGGAATCTCAAATAGCTATTTTATACGTTTGCGGACTGGCTTCCTGCGTCCTGTTTGCTCCGTTTTCAGGCTGGCTGCCTCAGGTCCTGGGCCGCAGACAAACATGTCTGCTCTTCTGTGTGTCCTACTCGGCCTGCTGTCTCACCAAGCTCTCTAGGgactattttgttttgattgtggGCCGCATCCTGGGGGGTCTGTCCACATCCCTGCTCGCCACCACGTTTGAAGCCTGGTATGTGCACAGACATTTAGATGTCCATGACTTTCCCAAAGAATGGATCCCCAGCACCTTTAATAAAGTTGCTACCTGGAACCATGGCCTGGCTGTGGGAGCAGGGCTTGTAGCTAACTTGCTGGCTGAGTGGATTCACTTGGGACCAGTGGCTCCCTTTTTGCTGGCTGTGCCCTGCCTTGGCTGCTGTGGCTGGGTGGTACTAACAGACTGGGGTAAGGAGGAGGCTGAAAAAGGTCCTGAAGGAGATAAACAGACTCTGATACTTGGCGCTGCAAATGGAGGTGTCATTCGTTTGTCTGCTAAAGAGCGATTTTCACGCAGCTGCCACGAGGGACTCCGTTGCCTGCTGTCAGACAAGAGAGTCCTGCTCTTAGGTGGTGTGCAGGCTCTGTTTGAAAGCGTCCTCTACATATTTGTCTTCCTATGGACTCCAGTGCTGGACCCTCATGGCCCCCCTTTAGGTATAGTGTTCTCCTGCCTCATGGCGGCCTCTATGGTGGGCTCCCTGCTGTACCGCTTAGCCACTTCCACTCGTTATCGTCTGCAGCCTGGTCAGGTGCTCTGTCTCGCCATTCTGATGGCtttcttctcatttttcatGTTAACCTTTTCCACTGTGCCGGGACAGCCGAGGCCTCACGATTCCTTCCTGGCCTTCTTGCTGCTGGAGCTGGCGTGCGGCCTGTACTTCCCGGCAGTCAGCTTTCTGCAGGGAAGGGTGATCCCAGAGGAGAAGCGTGCCGGTGTGCTGGCCTGGTTTCGGCTACCGCTGCACCTGCTGGCCTGCTTGGGACTACTGGCGCTCCACGGAGAAATCTCAGGAACAGGAGGGGGAGAGGGCGGCGGCGGCACCAGACACATGTTCGGAGGCTGCGCCATCATGATGCTGGCAGCTCTGATGGCCGTCATTAGTCTTTTCACCCTGAGCAGGAATGACACAGATCTGAGACTGGAGGGATGCAGAGGGGAGGGGGAGGTGGAGTAA